CGATGACGGAGCTCACTTCGACTTCATCATCGTTGGCGGCGGTACCGCGGGTTGCGTAGTCGCTGGCCGGCTGGCCGAGAACCCCAATGTCCGAATACTGGTTGTGGAGGCCGGTGCGGGCAACCCCTGGGACATCGAGATGGTCACCACGCCGTCGTTGGCGATGGAGATTCGCGGCACCGAGAGCGACTGGGCGTACAAGAGCACGTTCGTCAAGCGAGAAGATTGGTCGCGCGTTGATTGGCCCAACACTCGTGGCAAGGTCCTGGGCGGCAGTTCGGCGGGCAACTACTTCAGCTGGATCCCGGGTTGTAAGCCGACTTTCGATCGATGGGCCGAATACGGTGGCCAGGAATGGAGTTGGGAGCCGCTCGTTCCATACCTCCGCAAGAGCGCTACCTATCACGGGGACCCCAAGGACGCGAAACGTTATCCGGCCGAGCTCGAGAAGATCGGTGCTGGCGGCCCGATCCCCATTTCGCACGCCGACATCCCCGAGTTGCAGAGCTTTCGCGACGCCCTCACCAGAGCCTGGACGTCGCGGGGCTTGCCTGTTACCGAAAACATCTACGACGGTGAAATGAATGGACTCACGCATTCGATCAACAGCATCTATGACGGCCAGCGCTCCGGCGCCTACCTTTTCGTCAAGGACAAGCCCAACGTCACGATCATGGCCGGAGTGCGTTCGAAGCGTCTGATCATCGGTTACGCCGATCGCACATGCAAGGGCGTGACAGTCATTGACGGCGCCGGTTACGAGCGCAGCTACTACGCAAGACGTGAGGTCATCCTCTCCCAGGGTGTGTTCGAGAGCCCCAAGCTACTGATGCTCAGCGGTGTCGGCCCGGCCCGCGAGTTGACGAAGTACGGTATCGACACCATCGTGGATTCGCGCCACGTGGGCCAGCACTTGCTCGACCATCCCGGTGTCCCATTCGTGATGCGAATCAAGGACGGGTTCGGCATGGACGGGACCTTGCTGCGTGAGGGCCCCAAGCACGACGCGGCTGTTGCCGCCTACCAGAAGGATCGATCCGGTCCCGTGGGCTCGGGACTGCTGGAGATGATCGGCTTCCCGCGCATCGACGAATACCTGGAACAAGACCCCATCTACCGCGAGGCCAAAGCCGCGAACGGCGGCGTCGACCCCTTCTCGCCAGAGGGGCAGCCGCACTTCGAACTAGACTTCGTGCCGATGTTCGGCAGCGCATTCCAGTGGCATTACCCCACGCCGGCGGAAGGCGATCACCTGACCGTGATGGTCGATCTGGTGCGCCCCACCTATGAAGGCGGCGAGGTGACGCTCAACAGCGCTGACCCGCTTGAGCAGCCCGACATCAATCTGAACTATCTATCCAACGAACTCGACATCATCGCCCTGCGTGAGGGAATCAGGTTCAGCTACGACATCCTCACCAAGGGTGACGGCTTCAAGGACCTCGTCGTGAGCCAGTACCCCTGGGACATGCCGCTGGACTGCGACGAGTTGATGACGACGTCCATTCAGGACCGCGTCCAAACGTCGTTTCACCCGTGCGGCACCAACCGGCTGTCCAAGAACATCGACCAGGGCGTCGTTGACCCGGCGCTCAAGGTCCACGGGATCGCTAACCTGCGGGTCGTGGACGCCTCTGTAATTCCGGTCATTCCGGACTGCCGTATCCAGAACTCCGTCTACATGATCGGGGAGAAGGGCGCGGACAAGATCAAGGACGAACATAAGGATCTGTACAAGTAACCAGCGCAGCCACGGATGCCGGGCCACGGACGCTCGTTCGGAGCGTCGTGGTCCGGCATCCGTCGCGTGGGCCTCAGCCGAACTCGATCGGCAGACTGAGCGGCCCGCTCAGGCTCACCATCGGCTTCCACGGTGCCGGTCCGGCAATCCGCGGATTGCGGATCCGCTGCGTCAATACGGTCAGCGCCTCGGCGAGTTCGCGGCGAGCCAGGTTGGCGCCCAGGCAGTAATGGATGCCACCACCGAAAGTGAGGATCGCCGGAGCGCCAGTGCGGGTGATATCGACGCATTCCGGCTCGTCATATACCGCCGGATCCCGATTGGCCGCAGCGGTATTGACCAAGATCATGGTGCCTGCCGGGAACAGGTAGCCGCCGATCTCGGCGTCCTCGGTCACCAGCCGAAGGGTTCCGCAGGCGATCGGGGAATGGCGCATCGTTTCCTCGACCGCGTGCATTGCCAATTCGGGTCGCTCCTTGAGCAGTTCCCATTGCTCCGGGTGCGTGCACAGAACTTGGACCGAGGCAGCCAGCTGATTGCGGGTGGTGTCGGTACCTGCCAGCAACAGGCCTCCGGCGAGCATGCGCAACTCGACCGCGTTGAGGCGATCACCGTCGTCGGCGCGGATCAGATCGGAAAGCAGGTCGTCGGTGAGGTTGTGCCGGCGCCACGTCACCATTTCGTCGACGTAGTCGTCCAGTTCCGCCCACGCGCGCATGAGGGTGGGCTCGATTTCCCTGACGCCGGAGATGAAGCTGAAGGCCTTGAAGATCTCGTCAGCCCACTCCGAAAACTGTTGCCAGTCCTTGCGGGGGGCGCCCAGCAGGGCGCAAATGATGGGGACCGGGTAGGGCCGCGCGAGGTCGGTGACCACTTCGCAGCTTCCTGCGTCGACGACTTGGTCGACCAACTCGTTCATCATCGCGACCATGGTGTCGTGCAGACGCAGGGTTGCGCGCGGCGTGAACGCTTTTGAGGTCAGGCTGCGTAGCCGGTGGTGGGCATCGCCTTCCAAGCACAGCAGGCTGCCCATCACCTTGTCCCATAGTGGCCCGGACGTAATGCCCTGGAAGACGAGATTCAGGCCGGGCGGGATCTGAAATCGGGCATCGCGCAGCACGGACCGAGCCAGGTGGTGCGAGAGAATCTCGGGCCCGAACGGCCCCAGCGCGATCGGCGCAGACTGTTGTGCCACCTGGATGCGCGGATAGATGTCAGTGGGAACCTCGGCCGCGTCGTAGCTCAGGGCCGGCAGTTCCGCATCGAAAACGCTTGTGGCAGCTGCACCCACGGTCATTGCGGTCTCCTCGGTGACGGGCTACACGGCGACTTGTTCGAGTCGATCGGACGGCTGGACGTCAACGGGTCGGGGTCGTGCCACGATTAATCTCAACTGCTTCACCTACTCAGCTGATCGGCGGCGCGCTCCGTAGTGGTCAGGGACACCGCGGACAACTCTTAGCTAATGTATGGCCATCGCCGGTGGGATGTCAACGGACTCGGCGGGTGGAAGGCTACTTGGCGCTATTCTCATGCATCGGCCGGGCCAGCGCCATACTAAGCTGCAAAAACGTATGGCCGAAAGCATTCCGTGCGGTCGCGGTGTTGCCGACGTTGGCTGGGATACCGGGCTATGGCACGGGCCCGGGTCGGCGCCCGGCGCTAGTGTCCCGATCGGCGCCGCACCGCTAGTGTCCCTAGGGTGGACTTCGAGCTCGATGACGAGCAGCGAGCCTGGCTGGCTGAGGTGAGGCAGTTCCTCGCAGACAATGTCACTCCCGCGTTGCGCGCCGAGCTGGCCGAGCACGACCTCGAGTTTCAGGGCGGTGAACTCTCGGCATTCCGCCGCAAGATCGGCGAACGCGGCTGGTTCGGGCTGAACTGGCCCCGCGAGTACGGCGGCCTCGGGTTGACGGCCACCCACCAGCACCTGCTGATGAGTGAGTTCGAGTACGCCGGGGTGCCCGGACCGGATCTGACCGTCACTTCGGTGGCCCCGATGATCATGCGGCACGGCACCGAGCGGAACAAGCAGGACTTCCTGCCGGGTATCGCCAGGGGCGAAATCATCTGTGCAGTCGGCTATTCCGAGCCGAATGCCGGCACCGACCTGGCCAGCCTGAAGACGCGCGCTGTCCGGGACGGCGACGACTGGCTGATTACCGGATCCAAGATCTGGAATAGCGGGGCGCAGCGCTGCACGCACGAATGGCTGTGCGTGCGCACCGATCCTGACGCGCCGCGGCACCGCGGGATCTCAGTAATCATGGTCCCCATCGACACGCCAGGCATCGAAATCCATCCGCTGTACGCGTGGTCGGGCTACCGCACCAACGAGACATTCTTCTGCGACGTGCGCGTGCCGGCCACCAATCTGATCGGCGAGGCCAACCGTGGCTGGACCTACATCACCGGCGCGCTGGACCTGGAGCGTGGTGCGCTGACCAACGCCGGCGATTTGCGACGCGCCCTCGACGATTTGCTGGCATTGGCGTCCCAACCGCGACGCGACGGATCGGTCCCCGCTCGCGACCCCGCGCTCCGTCAGCGGCTCGCCCAGGCTGAGGCCGACGTGGAAGCGGCCAAGCTGATGGGCTACGAAGCGGCCTCGCTGCTCGACTCCGGACGGATTCCCACCGTCGAGGTCAGTGTCGAGAAGATCTTCACCAGCGAATTACGCCAGCGCATTGCGGATCTGGCGATCGACCTGCTCGGGCCCGACGGACTATTGGCGCATCGTAGCGCCGGCGCTCCCGCGGGTGGCTTCTTCGAGCGGCTGTACCGGGTTTCGCCGCTGATGCGGTTCGGCGGCGGCACCAACGAGGTGTTACGGGACGTGATCGCCCAGCGCGGTCGCGGGATGCCCTCCTACGGCCGGTGATCGCATGCGACTGATTCCCGATCAAGATGCGCAGGATCTGGCCACCATGTGCCGCAGCGTGTTCAGCGCCGATTGTCCGACGACGTTGGCGCGTGCACTGCACAGTTCCGACGGTGACCGCATCACCGCGGAACTGTGGAAATCGCTTGCCGAAGCGGGCGTACTCGGCCTGCCGATCGAGGAACGCTTCGGTGGTTCGGGCGGGACATTGGCCGACCTCGGCGTCTGCTACGTCGAAGCTGGGCGTGCGTTGTGCCCCTTGGTTTTCCACACTACGACGCTTGCTGCGCTGGCCATCGAATGGTTGGGCGGCCCGGCGGCGCGCGAGTCCTGGCTACCGGCACTGGCGTCGGGACGTGTGCGCGGGACCACCGCGCTGTGCAACCCACGCGACGCCGCCGACCTGGCGCCGCGGTTGCGCGCGCGTGCGGACGGCAACGGACGCTGGATATTGACCGGTCGCCTAGACTTCACCGCCGATGCCGACCTGGCCGATCTGATCGTCGTCAGCGCTGATACCGGCTCAGCGGTACTGGGTTTCGTGATCGACACCGCCGACCTTCACGTGGAACCTCTCGCGATGATGGGCGGGCATCGGGCGTTCACGGTGGAATTCGACGAGCTGCTCGTCAACGACCACCTTCGGATCCTGGGGCAGCTGGCTGATCCTGATCTGCGCCGGGTGGCCAACGCAGCCGTTGCCCTGTTCTGCCTTGACCTGGTGGGCGTAGCCGAGGCGGTGCTGCAACGCACTGTCGATCACACTCGGATGCGTGAACAGTTCGGCCGTCCAATCGCCTCATTCCAGGCCGCCCAACATCTGGTGGCGGACATGCATATCGCTTTGGCATCGGCGCGGTTAGCTGCCCACTCCGCGGTGTTCTGGATCGGTCGCGGCCACACCGCAACCCGCGAGACCGCA
The nucleotide sequence above comes from Mycobacterium vicinigordonae. Encoded proteins:
- a CDS encoding GMC family oxidoreductase; this translates as MVDDGAHFDFIIVGGGTAGCVVAGRLAENPNVRILVVEAGAGNPWDIEMVTTPSLAMEIRGTESDWAYKSTFVKREDWSRVDWPNTRGKVLGGSSAGNYFSWIPGCKPTFDRWAEYGGQEWSWEPLVPYLRKSATYHGDPKDAKRYPAELEKIGAGGPIPISHADIPELQSFRDALTRAWTSRGLPVTENIYDGEMNGLTHSINSIYDGQRSGAYLFVKDKPNVTIMAGVRSKRLIIGYADRTCKGVTVIDGAGYERSYYARREVILSQGVFESPKLLMLSGVGPARELTKYGIDTIVDSRHVGQHLLDHPGVPFVMRIKDGFGMDGTLLREGPKHDAAVAAYQKDRSGPVGSGLLEMIGFPRIDEYLEQDPIYREAKAANGGVDPFSPEGQPHFELDFVPMFGSAFQWHYPTPAEGDHLTVMVDLVRPTYEGGEVTLNSADPLEQPDINLNYLSNELDIIALREGIRFSYDILTKGDGFKDLVVSQYPWDMPLDCDELMTTSIQDRVQTSFHPCGTNRLSKNIDQGVVDPALKVHGIANLRVVDASVIPVIPDCRIQNSVYMIGEKGADKIKDEHKDLYK
- a CDS encoding cytochrome P450, with the translated sequence MTVGAAATSVFDAELPALSYDAAEVPTDIYPRIQVAQQSAPIALGPFGPEILSHHLARSVLRDARFQIPPGLNLVFQGITSGPLWDKVMGSLLCLEGDAHHRLRSLTSKAFTPRATLRLHDTMVAMMNELVDQVVDAGSCEVVTDLARPYPVPIICALLGAPRKDWQQFSEWADEIFKAFSFISGVREIEPTLMRAWAELDDYVDEMVTWRRHNLTDDLLSDLIRADDGDRLNAVELRMLAGGLLLAGTDTTRNQLAASVQVLCTHPEQWELLKERPELAMHAVEETMRHSPIACGTLRLVTEDAEIGGYLFPAGTMILVNTAAANRDPAVYDEPECVDITRTGAPAILTFGGGIHYCLGANLARRELAEALTVLTQRIRNPRIAGPAPWKPMVSLSGPLSLPIEFG
- a CDS encoding acyl-CoA dehydrogenase family protein, translated to MDFELDDEQRAWLAEVRQFLADNVTPALRAELAEHDLEFQGGELSAFRRKIGERGWFGLNWPREYGGLGLTATHQHLLMSEFEYAGVPGPDLTVTSVAPMIMRHGTERNKQDFLPGIARGEIICAVGYSEPNAGTDLASLKTRAVRDGDDWLITGSKIWNSGAQRCTHEWLCVRTDPDAPRHRGISVIMVPIDTPGIEIHPLYAWSGYRTNETFFCDVRVPATNLIGEANRGWTYITGALDLERGALTNAGDLRRALDDLLALASQPRRDGSVPARDPALRQRLAQAEADVEAAKLMGYEAASLLDSGRIPTVEVSVEKIFTSELRQRIADLAIDLLGPDGLLAHRSAGAPAGGFFERLYRVSPLMRFGGGTNEVLRDVIAQRGRGMPSYGR
- a CDS encoding acyl-CoA dehydrogenase family protein, translated to MRLIPDQDAQDLATMCRSVFSADCPTTLARALHSSDGDRITAELWKSLAEAGVLGLPIEERFGGSGGTLADLGVCYVEAGRALCPLVFHTTTLAALAIEWLGGPAARESWLPALASGRVRGTTALCNPRDAADLAPRLRARADGNGRWILTGRLDFTADADLADLIVVSADTGSAVLGFVIDTADLHVEPLAMMGGHRAFTVEFDELLVNDHLRILGQLADPDLRRVANAAVALFCLDLVGVAEAVLQRTVDHTRMREQFGRPIASFQAAQHLVADMHIALASARLAAHSAVFWIGRGHTATRETAIAKMHACRVKQITLDAHQLHGGMGYVVDTDLHLFSERARVLATLGGGADDAARWLDGEMNWEERG